CAGCAGCAGTCAAAAGAATGGCCAATTTGATTAAATGCTCCTGCTTCTCGAGATTCGTTAAGAATTTTGACTTTACCGCCGACGATGACGTGTCCATCGtcgatttttttgtatctttttttttctgtgtagaCAAAATAGAATAGAAGCCGGttagaaaaaatatatcaatacTTGCATAATCATTTtaatattctattaaaattaTGGACTTTTTCAACattatttatatcaaaattaataaacttaCTTTTAACAAATATTATCACAGTTAAACCGGCTCTTTAGCAATtgaaattaatgcaaaaaattgaaattttcttatcaaaaaattaatggtAACTTCGTGGCAATTCGCAGGCGAACGCCCTTTGCTACCGTTCCATTCAGATCACATTTCGTTTTTcgattagaaaattaaaaatggatGCGGTCGATGGGAAGCCATgttggatttttgggtgatttttTTCGTTGAGATTTTCGATGAGTTTTTTGAGTGAAGTTTTTTGGCGGGATGGATGTGTTGAGAGAGTATGGAACAGGAAGTtggacatttaaaaaaacaaaagtgtgAACATAgaacaattttacaaaatacataggtactctatttgctcaaaaagtgaaaaagttttgtagtgaaccacagtacacataaaaaggtatatcttccgaactgacattggtcaccaaattgtcaaaacatgacaatttggcgaccaatgtcagctaccgtaatttttatttcttttatttaagcctggtacgctgttcgcgctaaattttagccgagataaaattcccatacaagttatcgataatttgtatgggacccattttagctcggctaaaaatattttcgataatttgtatgggagctaacgCAGCAAACATTTCAGATTCggttagggccagttgtacaaatatttaatccgtggttcaggaacttttatcttctgaaatcggtggtaagTTATCGGGTTAGCACTGGTGCAAGGTccatatatgtaaaaatagccacatccatgcttgatccgaagttgacccgcagctaatccacCGAAATTGGTGggttaagggccagttgtacaaacgtggttcagcctcggatcaggaatttaacccaccgatttcggcggattagctgcgggtcaacttcggttcaagcatggatgtggctgtttttacatatgtggaccttgcaccagtgctaaaccggaaccttaccaccgatttcagaagattaAAGTTGCtaaaccacggattaaatatttgtacaactggccctaagtttctgatccgaggctgaaccacgtttgtacaactggcccttagggccagttgtacaaatatttaatccgtggttcagcaacttttatcttctgaattcaCTGGTAGTTTTGAGTTTTAGCACAGGTTCTAGGTCAatataggttgaaatagctaaatccatccttgaaccaaagttgatccactgctaatccgccgaaatcggcgagttaaattcctgatccgaggctgaaccacgtttgtacaactggtccttaaggtattacaaaagatacatttcagcttcttttaaactttagtaaggttgttgagcatggaaaaaggagaacgttatacaagtttgactctCTATAAGGAGTCTACcaaagctttgagatttgacagatagtttcggaagagcttgtatagctctttaatacatgtcgtatcgaaattaaaaaaaaaaaaaactacaaaaacaaaaacgaattcttttttaactggttttaaatcatgaattttatcttttgatctgatatatataacattccattagtttttagtatatctattaataattattttaaaattatataatttttttaccacacccaggaatcgaacttcgtatctgcttggtggtagtccaccactctaccaACTCTGCCATTCTAGTAtgttcattaatgaaatcaaaaacttaatcagttcaaatagcaagattatttaatatcaaaaccaaaaatcgaatacaaaacttggtaatttctgtaaagctttctACGTTTAAGTTTGTTtaatagtatttaaacaacttattagaagttgttaaacaagtccgaacttctataagcacttaaattctgaagcaagctcaatacaagctgtataaaaagtagaacctgcgagatttcaatttatttatttatttcatcttgcatgcaagaaagagatagttgcttcacgtattcttatatacagacagtatataactgagttttttcccgagctcgtatcttttttcagtggaaaagaagtaggtacttcttttacgtacatgtttcaccggttttttctgtagttctgcgtttgctgggtGGTATTTGAAAATCGTCAAATGTAAACATGGACAAAACTTTCGATTAAAATTATGAACGCATACAATGAAGTAATTCATTTTGGCATCACTCTCAAATATTTTTGACACTTTCTGTCAAcgaaaattacaacaacaaaaccaaaacttgtctttcattttttcagtattttaaaatattttttcctgtggactttgaataaattaaatttaaataaaaacaaaaatgaataccGAACAGGAATACACCAGAGAAGAACTAGCACAAATGCTTACAGATAGCGCCCATAGattatgtatttattaaattatttatatcaTTTTCCAAATACTCAAAAGTTCTTCCGTCGTCCTTTCAGGGAACCAATTCAAGACAGCCGGGAGCAGACTGCTCAACGATTGGGGTGGCTATGATTTGATTGACAAAACTGCCCGACTAGCAACCCAATATCCATTTGCTGCTTTGAGTGTTATGTTAGGTTTTCTTGTCATATTTCTTCCATTTACAATTCTCTTGGCCTTCGGATTGTCCACAATGGCAATAACATTTACAGGTTTTATGCTTCTTGAaggtaaatcgattttttgaggaagtatttttctttgttgttaTAAGTTTTTCTTCTTCCCAAGGAACCCTTCTAACAATAGCATCAATCCTCTTATTTGGTTGTTTGGGAGCAATTCTTTTAGTATTTTTATTCTTTGGCATTCTTACATTGATTGGATATTTTGGATTTGCTCACATTTACGATTTGTACAACAAATCGAATGATCGAAGTGCTTTGAGGCAGTTTTTACGCCGTGAACGAACCGAAACTGAGCAATCTCGATAAATAATCAACCAAAACGACTGCCACAAATCTTGCTTCACATCACAGACCTCGAAGTCGTAACTAATCAATCACATCACTCTCATTTTTCTTGGGGTTTTTCTCGCTTTTTTTAACGAAAGGACTTTATGTAGAaccaaaagtattttatttcatttttaagtttagTTGAGTTTTAgggtaaaattaaaattagcttCGCGGTGATGtcttaaattataaaaagaaatatattgttttttttttagaatttaaattatgtttgtagtatttttaagttaaccgaaataaaatttaaatttttacgaaCTACtgctttttttgtgatttcaatttttaaacctAATAAACTTACTGCGACTTAGCACCACTAAATTTCTGAAGGTAGAAGATGAATCAGAATTATCTCACTTAAGCACTTTGGATTTGGATTAATTAGGTTCTCATTCTCAGAGGTTCTTAGGATACAATTATGTGGAtgcaatgaaaattaaattaattgggAGTGGTCTAGCTTTGGAAGGTACAAATTAAATTTCAGATCAGGTACAGCTTAGAGTATCGTACTAACAATAGCTTCGTTCATTTCGGGAAATGCTTTCGAAAAAGTAGTTCCAgcagcagtagataaatgttgCCAAAAGAACGCAGCTAATGTTAAGCCTTATCAAGAATTCCATCCGTATcggaaaatttcaattttcattatCATTACAATcgaattttgtgatttttgttttcgagATTCGTAGCAAATTTTCTATACGAATAGAATTCGTGATAAGTCCTTGCATATAATGTCAAAAAGAATTCAACTTGAATATCagttaaagattataataaggTACATTTAAAAGTTGTACCCTGTGGCATTGGTGTAGGAGGATGTACTATCGTGTCCGAGGTTCTGGGTTCACATCCAGTTTCCACATAGACGCTTGTTTCGGGGGTACTTTTTGAGGAAATGGCAACGTCTCCAAGAGAATTGTTGTTATAATAAAGTCCTGATGGTCATCCACCAGGAATGGTTGAGAATTGTAAGCCCCTCTAGGCATTTTGTTCTTTATGAGTTCGTCTCGGAACAAATTTTAGCCTAAAAGGATTGTCTGGTCTACTTCTTACATAGTACGCAACTTAATTGGTCACTTTCCATGgcggttttaatatttttttttaatgactaaAATTAACGGTCCTTTTCAAAGTTTGGAAGCAAATCTGAAAAACTTCATGTAGGTATTTTACCAAAATGGacgaaatcctttttttttttaattttgatgttgattttttgaaaaaccttcatttttttaaaacaaatattaaattgtaatcaaataaaatgcacgactgggttgcatgtacattagggtgctcgttatttttgaatcaagttccttaGTCGacaaaactgtttctaaataattaacaaaaaatcccctaattttttcagatttttattttgacactaaatggcgccccaagagggttaaagttaaAACTTTATAGGTATGTAAAAACgcataaaagaataattaaaataaaaaagaaattttgttttaaaacagaaaaaagccTTTTAGACCTCAAAACGCAGTATTCcgttaaattaattgaatttcgaataattttaagcattttaatTCTTTCAACGGTTCTCAACCTTTAAAAGTGTGCAGAcccctagaaaaaaaattatcagttGGCGGACCCCTTTCAAGaataaatttaatgtattattattatgtgTAAGAATCTTTAAATTAACAATTATACCCTGTTGCTGACTGTGAATCCTGCCCATTAGACCGGAGTGACATTGTAAggggaaaaaataattttttttttaaattcttaaaatcaCCGGTTAGGGCTTATAAAACATAACCAGCCTAATTTATAAACGTAGTATAGATAGTGCATAACACTATACACTctttataatgtttttaaacagaaaattgctatttataaaatttatgcaaCGTTGCATAGAagttgtataagctaaacgcgtTTTAAGGTTgttagagcctgaataagaatattttttactcaaatgtcatttgaaaatcacatcaaaaaaagaaaaaaaaaaaacagcaatcatttgtatatttttcttttaattgaagaactcatttttggcatttgatttgattaatttgaaatgaataaaaacaaaaaataagaaattgtgtttttttttaattttttcctaactAACTTTTGTGGTGTATTCTctattctttttcattttgcgtgttgttttttttttacatagaaatTGATTCATGTTcgatgtacctatgtatatcttttttattggtgTACTTTTTTTGGATTACAAATATTTGCATGTAAAAATTTGTTATCTAGTGAAACAAATAAGgaaatgtgttgttttttttttagagattttcttcCTCATAGGTATGACATCGAGAAATTTCCATTGTATATAatatactttagcgacatcttttggtagatctgcacttcaattttctgcataaggttcaaacataaaataaactagcgatcccagcggtggcgacgcaaaacagaaaattctacttcatgagagtactctaagcattgacctactatatatggactgctagtcgtttgacttttccatacaaaaattgaaaaaaaatgattccacatctttctagctctactagcggtataaccttagacggcgaaaagaggaaacttttagtgaatgacatctgtcgttaaaaggtagtgctttctctgtttttctatatttgttcctttcgcacttcgtcaaaaatgttgcacttattctccgcttttttttagggcgctagtatcgcgaagaaacaagtggaaccaacctgaatatatgcttctagcagtccatatatattaagtcaatgacTCTAagaataggtgtgttt
This DNA window, taken from Episyrphus balteatus chromosome 2, idEpiBalt1.1, whole genome shotgun sequence, encodes the following:
- the LOC129910347 gene encoding uncharacterized protein LOC129910347 — protein: MNTEQEYTREELAQMLTDSAHRLWNQFKTAGSRLLNDWGGYDLIDKTARLATQYPFAALSVMLGFLVIFLPFTILLAFGLSTMAITFTGFMLLEGTLLTIASILLFGCLGAILLVFLFFGILTLIGYFGFAHIYDLYNKSNDRSALRQFLRRERTETEQSR